The window AGGCAGCCCGTGAAGGAACGGCACGGGCGAGCGACCGAATCGCCACGACGGAGGGCGTTGCGCCACAGGAGATTCAATCGGTCGCACAGAACGAGGCGAGCCAGATCACGGAGGTGACGACGACCCAACCGCCCGCCACGACGCAACCCCGTGTAACCACTGCACAACAGCCGGAGACGACACAACAGCCGACGACTGTGAGAACGACGAACGTTACGACGACGGCTCAGACGCAGACGACGAGTGCAACGAACGCTACGCCCGCGCCGCCCGTCACGACGACTCAGATTGGCACGACGACGGCGAACGCTACTGCTGAGCCCACAACGGCACCGGCTACGACGACGGTGAACGCTACGACCAGCCCTAACATCACGACCACACCCAATGTCACGACCACAGCGAACGCTACGACCACAGCGACGCCACCTGCCGAGCTGACGGCCGATCTGTCTTGTACCGAAGTATCGGCCAGCACGACGCAACCGCAGGACGTCCAACTGGTGGCAGTGCTGGTCGACGCCTCGAACCCCGAATCGGGAATCCAAGTCACGCGGAACGTTTCCGCGAACGACTTCGAGCAAGCACCGGACGGGACCTTCACGTGGACGAACACGACCGCCGACCTCGACGCCGAAGGATTCGTCTTCCTCAACGCGACGTTCGTCGACGCGAACGGCGAAGAGGTCACAACGGTCGAACAGGACGACGTGCAGGCGTGTATCGACCAAGCAACCGGACAACGGACGCCTGTCGGTCAGACACCGCAGGCACCACCGACCACGGCACTACCGACGGCGCAGGTGACGGGACAACAAACGACCTTCGGCGGAACGACCACCGTCGGAACCACTACGATCGCGACGACGACGCCGCTTTTCGGAACGAATACAGGACCGCCACCGACCGTGACGACGCAGTTCAGCTAGTGTCGAACTGACGAACAAAATATCGATTTTCGAAAAAGAGCCGACTACAGCGTCGATTCGAGTCGGTCGATGAGATCATCGTTACCGAGGTGAACCGGAACCCGCTGGTGAAGGCTCTCGGGTTCGACGTCGAGGAGCGACTGCTCGCCGTCAGACGACCGGCCACCCGCCGATTCGAGGATGTACGCCATCGGGTTCCCCTCGAACTGGAGGCGGAGCTTTCCTTCCGGACGCGACTGGAGTCCGGGGTAGGCGAACACGCCGCCGTAGGTCAGCACCTGATTGATGTCACCGATCATCGCACCTCCGTACCGGAGTTTGAGTTCGTCCTCGATTTCATCGACATAGTCGGCAAAGCCGTCGGTCCAGTCCGGGACACGACCACCAAACCCGTACACGACTGGGTCGTGGGGAAGCGTCAGGTCCTTTTTCACCGGTCGGAGGTTACCGTCTTCGACGACGTACTCCGTCACGGTTCCCGCTCGGGCGACCACCATCGTCGTAATCGGGCCGAACAGGACATAAGCCGACGCGACGAGGTCTCTCCCCGATGCGGGGAGGGGTGCGTCGTAGACGCCGACGATGGTTCCCATCGAGTTGTTCGATTTGATGTTCGACGAGCCATCGAGCGGGTCGATCGCGACCGAGAGGCCCTCTCCGCAGTCGATGACGTCCTCACGTTCCTCGCTGGCGAACTCGCCGACGCCCTCGATTGCCGTTAGTTCGCTCTCGAGGTACTCGTCGGCCCAGACGTCCGCCGCCATCTGGGTT of the Haladaptatus caseinilyticus genome contains:
- a CDS encoding class 1 fructose-bisphosphatase produces the protein METLDKIIDVVAASAPDIRGGLAGRRRKADEENPSGETQMAADVWADEYLESELTAIEGVGEFASEEREDVIDCGEGLSVAIDPLDGSSNIKSNNSMGTIVGVYDAPLPASGRDLVASAYVLFGPITTMVVARAGTVTEYVVEDGNLRPVKKDLTLPHDPVVYGFGGRVPDWTDGFADYVDEIEDELKLRYGGAMIGDINQVLTYGGVFAYPGLQSRPEGKLRLQFEGNPMAYILESAGGRSSDGEQSLLDVEPESLHQRVPVHLGNDDLIDRLESTL